The following are encoded in a window of Bacillus xiapuensis genomic DNA:
- the bioB gene encoding biotin synthase BioB, translated as MINWNELADSVLAGEEITDEQAMSILNCPNDELLNLLQASYRIRRHYYGNKVKLNMIINTKSGLCPENCGYCSQSIRSSAPIEKYRMMGKEEILSGAKQASALQAGTYCIVASGRGPSDKELEQVTEAVREIKEKYPLKICACLGLLKPDQAEKLKAAGVDRYNHNINTSANHHEQITTTHTYDDRVATIEKVKKSGISPCSGVIVGMKEKKEDVITMARSLKALDADSIPVNFLHAIDGTPLEGTHELTPRYCLKVLCLFRFINPAKEIRISGGREVNLGSLQPLGLYPANSIFVGDYLTTAGQETTADHKMIKEMGFEVEFASPLVEERINH; from the coding sequence GTGATCAATTGGAATGAATTAGCAGACAGCGTGCTTGCAGGAGAGGAAATAACGGATGAACAAGCGATGTCTATTTTGAATTGCCCGAATGATGAGCTGCTGAATTTATTGCAGGCGTCCTACCGGATCCGCCGTCATTATTATGGAAATAAAGTGAAGTTAAATATGATCATTAATACGAAATCAGGTCTTTGTCCTGAAAACTGTGGCTATTGCTCACAGTCGATCCGATCATCCGCACCAATCGAAAAGTACAGGATGATGGGGAAGGAAGAGATTCTTTCCGGGGCGAAGCAAGCCTCTGCTTTGCAAGCAGGGACTTATTGTATTGTTGCCAGCGGGCGCGGACCGAGCGATAAAGAACTGGAACAAGTCACGGAAGCAGTGCGGGAGATAAAAGAAAAGTATCCATTAAAAATATGCGCTTGTTTAGGATTATTAAAGCCTGATCAAGCAGAGAAACTGAAAGCGGCAGGGGTTGACCGCTACAACCATAACATTAATACATCGGCGAACCATCATGAGCAAATCACGACCACTCATACATATGATGACCGTGTTGCGACGATTGAGAAAGTTAAAAAATCAGGTATCTCCCCTTGCTCGGGAGTGATTGTCGGCATGAAAGAGAAAAAAGAAGATGTCATCACGATGGCCCGCAGCTTGAAGGCTTTAGATGCCGACTCCATTCCCGTTAATTTTTTGCATGCGATTGATGGGACTCCGCTAGAGGGAACTCATGAATTAACCCCTCGCTATTGTCTAAAAGTTCTCTGTTTATTCCGCTTTATCAACCCTGCAAAAGAAATTCGGATTTCTGGCGGGCGTGAAGTGAATTTGGGCTCCCTGCAGCCGCTCGGCCTTTATCCAGCCAATTCCATCTTTGTCGGAGATTATTTAACGACTGCGGGTCAAGAAACGACAGCTGATCATAAAATGATTAAAGAAATGGGCTTTGAAGTCGAATTTGCTTCTCCATTGGTTGAAGAGAGGATCAATCATTGA
- a CDS encoding GNAT family N-acetyltransferase, with translation MTQNYTIRLLETYEDFKKMSDLERLIWNIEPIPENQTMIAHKNGGLAIGAFQGDRLIGFSYSFAGFKQGKSYLCSHNLGIHPDYQKQGIGDALKKVQRREALKLGYTFITWTYDPLESVNAYLNLTKLKGICRTYIENCYGNMPDSFSKNMPTDRFQVEWPINETYVDQENEWSEEGAKRAGEWSVSSEGALLLSISSFTSEPEKWLVPVPKKFQELRQQHPQAALDWKLKYRKLFTALFARGYAAVKLVKQEDGPVHYYLLIKQKQLPFSSRL, from the coding sequence ATGACGCAGAATTATACCATTCGTTTATTGGAAACCTATGAAGATTTTAAAAAGATGTCAGATCTGGAGCGTCTTATTTGGAACATCGAACCGATTCCTGAAAACCAAACGATGATCGCCCACAAAAACGGCGGATTAGCTATAGGTGCTTTTCAAGGGGATAGATTAATCGGCTTCAGCTATAGCTTTGCCGGCTTCAAACAGGGAAAAAGTTATTTATGCTCTCATAACCTGGGCATTCACCCCGATTATCAAAAGCAAGGAATTGGGGATGCCCTGAAGAAAGTGCAGCGAAGAGAAGCATTAAAGCTGGGGTACACATTCATTACCTGGACCTATGATCCTCTTGAAAGTGTCAATGCCTATTTAAATTTAACGAAATTAAAAGGCATCTGCCGCACATACATAGAGAATTGCTACGGGAACATGCCCGACAGCTTCAGTAAAAACATGCCTACAGACCGCTTTCAAGTAGAGTGGCCCATCAATGAAACTTATGTTGATCAGGAAAACGAATGGAGTGAGGAAGGAGCAAAGCGGGCTGGCGAATGGTCGGTATCCTCAGAAGGCGCCCTGCTGCTTTCAATCTCATCCTTTACCAGCGAACCGGAAAAATGGCTGGTACCCGTTCCGAAAAAATTTCAGGAATTAAGGCAGCAGCATCCGCAAGCGGCTCTGGATTGGAAGCTGAAATACCGAAAGCTATTTACCGCGCTATTTGCCCGCGGATATGCCGCTGTTAAGCTAGTGAAGCAAGAAGATGGTCCCGTTCATTATTATCTGCTCATAAAACAAAAGCAGCTGCCTTTTTCATCCCGCCTGTAA
- the yidC gene encoding membrane protein insertase YidC has product MLTSVFILSGCQSAEEEGHFFHDYLVNPFVQLIHSLGEMLGNYGYAIIVITLAVRLILLPLMLNSMKKQQIMREKMEVVKPEMEEIQKRLKAAKNQEEQRKIQQEMFALYQKHNINPLAMGCLPIFLQMPIWMGLFYAIRISEDIQTANFLWFELGQPDLTMALIAGVMYFFQFKVSMINVTEQQQQQMKIIGLLSPVMILVFSLTTPAALPLYWAVSGLFLIGQTWLSKKWYSTHQPTESK; this is encoded by the coding sequence ATGCTGACATCCGTTTTCATTCTATCCGGCTGTCAGAGCGCTGAAGAAGAAGGGCATTTCTTTCATGATTATTTAGTGAATCCTTTTGTCCAGCTCATTCACTCTCTAGGCGAAATGTTAGGAAACTACGGATATGCGATTATTGTGATTACTTTAGCCGTTCGCTTAATTTTGCTTCCGCTTATGCTCAACTCTATGAAAAAACAACAGATCATGAGAGAGAAGATGGAGGTCGTTAAGCCTGAAATGGAGGAAATCCAAAAACGGCTGAAAGCGGCAAAAAATCAAGAAGAACAGCGAAAAATCCAGCAAGAAATGTTCGCGCTTTATCAAAAGCATAATATTAATCCGCTTGCCATGGGCTGCCTGCCGATCTTTTTGCAGATGCCGATCTGGATGGGGCTTTTTTATGCCATCAGAATTTCCGAAGATATTCAAACAGCTAACTTTCTGTGGTTTGAACTTGGGCAGCCGGATTTGACGATGGCTCTGATTGCCGGAGTCATGTATTTCTTCCAATTTAAGGTCTCGATGATCAATGTTACCGAGCAGCAACAGCAGCAAATGAAAATCATCGGCCTGCTGTCACCGGTAATGATTCTTGTATTTTCTTTAACTACTCCTGCTGCTCTTCCTCTCTATTGGGCAGTCAGCGGTCTGTTTTTAATCGGGCAAACATGGCTGAGCAAGAAATGGTACTCCACCCACCAGCCGACAGAAAGCAAATAA
- a CDS encoding methyl-accepting chemotaxis protein, with translation MLSNLRPRATASLLAQFGTDSSVEGRFQQTLAYNHFNAEDEQRIRDLFEKMKESEEDMVSLFTSYLQQCREPHSVPLSQQDIAGYIRRFFTKARDERYVAESLAFFYLLRDSHYNLGKLIVLFNQFNFYVITNTVHYLGLKPSTCLEYMQSIQKAVNIDQELLTESFSEKMMEQVIEEISSLMNQTTNIMFIKDLIQLLDKQNTDIQTTTAAADEMTVAINEVAAAASSVSEKTNILVDRTSYSRQVISEALDEIFNTESVFLEIVKKFSRLQLNISSIEDVVQLIHDIADQTNLLALNASIEAARAGEHGKGFAVVAQEVRKLAESTVHSLKKVNENVASLKSFSSDVSDSIEGAASVIKKAVSEAKDSLPLLTEIVDTISEINEDINSTAAVTQEQSATMDEMDHKMQEIAGLTEQIRLLGDRTGAALHKLGKQMNRFRLHIVDDNTIVLSTAALLLLSKTDHYIWKWRIYNMFLGLESMTPDDVSSHSACRLGQWYCAEATQQRFQSFDSFQKLEAVHRLVHEQAKQAASYYQQGQLKEAEKALQSLEQASDSVVQCIDDILITLQPN, from the coding sequence ATGCTATCAAATTTAAGGCCGAGGGCCACCGCTTCATTACTGGCTCAGTTTGGAACTGATTCATCCGTGGAAGGCAGATTTCAGCAAACACTTGCCTACAATCATTTTAACGCGGAGGATGAACAAAGAATTCGCGATTTATTCGAGAAGATGAAGGAATCGGAAGAGGATATGGTTTCATTGTTCACCTCCTACTTACAGCAATGCCGAGAGCCTCATTCGGTACCGCTCTCCCAGCAGGATATTGCCGGCTACATCCGCCGTTTTTTTACAAAAGCACGCGACGAACGCTATGTTGCTGAATCGCTGGCCTTTTTTTATTTATTGCGAGACAGTCATTATAATCTCGGGAAATTAATCGTCCTTTTCAACCAGTTCAACTTCTATGTTATTACAAACACCGTACATTATCTCGGGTTAAAGCCCTCAACCTGCTTAGAGTATATGCAATCTATCCAAAAAGCAGTTAATATTGATCAGGAGCTGCTGACGGAGAGCTTTTCTGAAAAAATGATGGAGCAAGTGATTGAGGAAATCAGCAGTTTAATGAATCAAACGACCAACATCATGTTTATTAAAGACCTCATTCAGCTTTTGGATAAGCAAAATACAGATATTCAGACAACCACTGCAGCAGCGGACGAAATGACAGTGGCCATCAATGAAGTGGCAGCGGCTGCTTCCTCTGTGTCTGAAAAAACAAATATTTTAGTCGACAGAACGAGCTACAGCCGCCAAGTCATTTCTGAAGCATTGGATGAAATTTTCAATACCGAATCGGTCTTTTTAGAAATTGTAAAGAAGTTTTCTCGCCTGCAATTAAACATTTCGTCCATTGAAGATGTCGTGCAGCTCATTCACGATATTGCTGATCAAACCAATCTTCTCGCCTTAAATGCCTCGATCGAAGCCGCTCGCGCAGGCGAGCATGGCAAGGGCTTTGCTGTTGTGGCGCAAGAAGTGCGCAAATTAGCTGAAAGCACCGTTCATTCGTTAAAGAAAGTAAATGAAAACGTAGCGAGCTTAAAATCCTTCTCCTCCGATGTATCTGATTCCATTGAAGGCGCAGCCTCCGTCATAAAAAAAGCGGTTTCAGAAGCGAAGGATTCACTGCCGCTGCTGACCGAAATTGTAGATACCATCAGCGAGATCAATGAAGATATTAATAGCACAGCAGCCGTGACACAGGAGCAATCCGCAACCATGGATGAAATGGATCATAAAATGCAAGAGATTGCCGGTTTGACCGAGCAAATCCGTCTTTTAGGAGATCGGACAGGCGCAGCGCTTCATAAACTCGGCAAGCAAATGAACCGCTTTAGACTGCATATTGTGGACGATAATACAATCGTTCTGTCCACAGCTGCATTGTTGCTGCTTTCGAAAACCGATCATTATATTTGGAAGTGGCGCATTTATAATATGTTCCTTGGATTGGAAAGCATGACGCCGGATGACGTATCCTCCCATAGCGCTTGCCGCCTTGGCCAATGGTATTGTGCTGAAGCAACGCAACAGAGATTTCAGTCATTTGACAGCTTTCAAAAATTAGAAGCGGTTCATCGTCTCGTACATGAACAAGCGAAACAGGCAGCGTCCTATTATCAGCAAGGTCAGTTAAAGGAAGCGGAAAAAGCGCTTCAATCCCTTGAACAAGCCTCCGACAGCGTCGTCCAGTGTATCGACGACATATTAATTACATTGCAGCCTAATTAG
- a CDS encoding 5-bromo-4-chloroindolyl phosphate hydrolysis family protein produces the protein MRNSYFILFRALIAIPAAGTIGAILYSQFHFSPIVTGAISAAGGAALFFGIGRYANTRLYKKHGITRQELTFILDNMKEARKKLSRLQAVFIRVRSIRSFKQMIVLNRLVRRIFSIVKKEPKRFYEAESFFYSHLDSVVELAEKYAYLNTQKIKDESVKRSLLETKETLDDLSQTLEKDLQKVLAKDIEHLSFELDVAKHSLKKPELTEPKDERSIKP, from the coding sequence ATGAGAAATTCTTATTTTATCCTTTTTAGGGCACTGATCGCCATTCCTGCTGCCGGCACAATCGGAGCTATATTATACAGCCAGTTTCATTTCTCTCCTATCGTGACCGGTGCCATTAGCGCAGCGGGTGGAGCGGCACTTTTTTTCGGAATCGGACGCTACGCGAATACCCGTCTATATAAAAAGCATGGAATTACCAGACAGGAATTGACCTTTATCCTGGATAATATGAAGGAGGCGCGCAAGAAGCTCAGCCGGCTGCAAGCGGTGTTTATCCGCGTTCGCAGCATCCGTTCTTTCAAGCAGATGATCGTATTGAACCGCCTGGTTCGGAGAATTTTTTCCATTGTGAAGAAAGAGCCGAAACGTTTTTACGAAGCGGAGTCCTTTTTCTATTCCCATCTGGATTCTGTCGTAGAGCTGGCAGAAAAGTACGCGTATTTAAACACGCAGAAGATTAAAGACGAATCTGTAAAACGCTCATTATTAGAAACGAAAGAAACCTTAGATGATCTATCGCAAACATTGGAAAAAGATTTGCAAAAGGTGTTAGCGAAAGACATTGAACATTTATCCTTCGAACTTGATGTTGCGAAGCATTCTTTAAAAAAACCTGAATTAACTGAGCCTAAGGATGAAAGGAGTATTAAACCATGA
- a CDS encoding toxic anion resistance protein, with protein sequence MTREDKEKATALAHNQMNDLDDLLAAPFGDSLAETASPAAGSSEKKLIDVLPAEHQQKAKELAHQIDPANHQAIISYGTSAQSKLSSFSHSMLDHVQQKDIGTIGDILNDLMKKLQSVNPDELRPEKKNMFSRIFHKVSGSIQEILSKYQKVGSQIDRISIKLSHSKEILLEDIQLLEQLYEKNKEYFQALNIFIAAGELKLEELETKTIPALRQKAQESGDQMAFQEVNDMVQFANRLEKRLHDLKLSRQITIQSAPQIRMIQNMNQALAEKIQSSILTAIPLWKNQVAIALTLVRQKKAMESQKQVSQTTNDLLLKNAEMLKSNTIETAKENERGLVDIDTLKKTQSNLISTLEETLRIQQEGRAKRKQAEQELSSMENELKQKLMNLK encoded by the coding sequence ATGACCCGTGAAGATAAAGAGAAAGCAACTGCTCTTGCTCATAATCAAATGAATGATCTGGATGATTTACTTGCTGCCCCTTTTGGAGACAGCCTTGCGGAAACCGCTTCACCGGCGGCCGGCTCCTCTGAAAAAAAACTGATTGATGTGCTCCCTGCTGAACATCAGCAAAAAGCCAAGGAATTAGCTCATCAAATTGATCCGGCGAATCATCAGGCTATCATTAGCTATGGCACTTCCGCTCAATCAAAGCTTTCAAGCTTTTCCCACTCGATGCTCGATCATGTGCAGCAAAAGGATATCGGCACGATTGGAGACATTTTGAATGATTTAATGAAGAAGCTGCAATCCGTGAATCCGGATGAGCTGCGTCCCGAGAAGAAAAACATGTTCAGCCGAATTTTTCATAAAGTATCCGGCTCTATTCAAGAGATTCTTTCAAAATACCAAAAGGTCGGCAGCCAAATTGACCGCATCAGCATAAAATTAAGCCACTCCAAAGAAATTCTTCTGGAAGATATTCAGCTTCTCGAACAGCTTTATGAAAAAAACAAAGAGTATTTCCAGGCACTGAATATCTTTATCGCCGCCGGAGAATTAAAGCTGGAAGAGCTGGAAACGAAAACGATACCGGCTCTCCGGCAAAAGGCGCAAGAAAGCGGAGACCAAATGGCGTTTCAAGAAGTGAATGATATGGTTCAATTTGCTAACCGCCTGGAAAAGCGCCTGCACGACTTGAAGTTAAGCCGGCAAATTACAATCCAAAGCGCTCCGCAAATTAGAATGATTCAAAATATGAATCAGGCTCTGGCTGAAAAAATCCAGTCTTCTATTTTGACCGCGATTCCTTTATGGAAAAACCAAGTAGCCATCGCTTTAACTCTTGTCCGCCAAAAGAAAGCGATGGAATCCCAAAAGCAAGTATCACAAACAACCAACGATTTGCTTTTGAAAAACGCTGAAATGCTCAAATCCAATACGATTGAAACAGCTAAAGAAAATGAGCGCGGTTTAGTTGATATTGATACATTGAAGAAAACGCAGTCCAACTTAATTTCTACGCTGGAAGAAACTTTACGGATTCAGCAAGAAGGACGGGCAAAACGAAAACAAGCGGAACAAGAATTAAGCTCGATGGAAAATGAACTGAAGCAAAAACTGATGAATTTAAAGTAA
- the brnQ gene encoding branched-chain amino acid transport system II carrier protein, with protein sequence MKNREIFFTGLMLFALFFGAGNLIFPPFLGMEAGTSFWPAIIGFVITGVSLPILAVIAISLTAGGVAAIGSQVHPLFGSIFALIVYLAIGPFFGIPRGASVAYEMGVQPFMEEPNALWLFLFMTVFFAVVYFLSLNPSKLVDRIGQWLTPALLLAITALCVAAFLTFDAPLSAPAEKYQRTPFITGFIEGYLTMDTIAALAFGIVVVSAFSDRGVAMDKSTRLKSTVSAGIIAGIGLAAVYISIAWIGAKMEGSEGLENGGAVLTKASQTLFGNGGQVLLGIIVSLACLTTCIGLISACAKYFSERWPKLSYRMLVMWLTLISFAIANLGLSQIIAISVPVLITIYPFAIVLVILSFIAPFIHRPKGLYIGAVAMTAVFCLHDGLKAFELPVSGLNQAISWVPFFSSGLGWILPAVAGGLAGLLINRAIYNRERRHQQIN encoded by the coding sequence ATGAAAAATAGAGAGATATTCTTTACCGGACTAATGCTCTTTGCTTTATTTTTTGGAGCGGGTAATTTAATTTTTCCTCCTTTCCTGGGAATGGAGGCGGGTACGTCTTTTTGGCCAGCCATTATCGGCTTTGTCATTACGGGCGTCAGTTTGCCGATTTTAGCGGTGATTGCCATTTCACTGACTGCAGGTGGCGTAGCAGCAATCGGCAGTCAGGTGCACCCTTTATTTGGCTCGATCTTTGCTCTCATCGTGTATTTGGCTATCGGTCCGTTTTTTGGCATTCCGCGCGGAGCAAGCGTAGCTTACGAAATGGGCGTGCAGCCTTTTATGGAGGAGCCTAATGCTCTTTGGCTGTTTTTGTTTATGACGGTGTTTTTTGCCGTCGTGTATTTTCTTAGTTTGAACCCGAGCAAGCTGGTTGATCGGATCGGGCAATGGCTTACACCAGCTTTATTGCTGGCGATCACCGCTCTTTGCGTGGCTGCTTTCTTGACCTTTGATGCACCGCTTTCTGCGCCGGCTGAAAAGTATCAGCGGACTCCTTTTATAACAGGGTTTATTGAAGGCTATTTAACGATGGACACAATTGCTGCTTTAGCTTTCGGCATTGTGGTCGTATCTGCCTTTTCAGACCGCGGCGTCGCAATGGATAAATCCACGCGGCTGAAATCCACCGTTTCAGCAGGAATCATTGCTGGGATTGGCCTAGCGGCCGTTTACATCTCTATAGCATGGATCGGAGCCAAAATGGAAGGAAGCGAAGGATTGGAGAATGGGGGAGCGGTCCTAACAAAGGCCTCGCAAACTTTATTCGGAAATGGCGGACAAGTGCTGCTCGGCATCATTGTCTCATTAGCCTGTCTGACTACGTGTATCGGGCTCATATCAGCATGCGCCAAATACTTCAGTGAAAGATGGCCAAAGCTTTCTTACCGAATGCTGGTAATGTGGCTGACATTGATTAGTTTCGCGATCGCTAACTTAGGATTATCACAGATTATCGCGATTTCTGTACCGGTATTGATCACTATTTATCCATTTGCAATCGTGCTCGTCATCTTGTCGTTTATTGCTCCCTTTATTCACCGTCCAAAGGGGCTGTATATCGGCGCGGTCGCCATGACAGCTGTTTTCTGCCTGCATGACGGCCTAAAAGCTTTTGAGCTTCCGGTCAGCGGTTTGAATCAGGCGATTTCTTGGGTTCCATTTTTCTCATCGGGACTGGGATGGATTCTTCCGGCTGTTGCCGGCGGCTTAGCAGGATTATTGATTAACCGCGCTATTTATAATAGAGAAAGACGGCATCAGCAGATCAATTAA
- a CDS encoding vWA domain-containing protein, which yields MKRFIQFNDETVDSFLFMQLSDLAKTLTRDPEIEVEYGPHSYMNKREHVIYVSHFWNHRPQEDLWNGYKSDVFLRAAGNGFVDDQALEEYAGKAEQSAIPSFAKQLFVLAEDLRIEEKVKQLRPGTKKAFHVRRKVLRHHFQTQLEVNLVKSLSADALFSFLYLLLNAEAPIDPPAIKEKLDENMPFIVSKAFDFYEADSTKATAAICERIVERLNYVLGCDMLNEYFHLPDRSNWQEELTYHDLKRKDPLLNDDQLEADPSETAEIFNEEFRTWHRETSEPGTSFMQFDLERGTKTNLMGDGAREGEAGDQALAMAQGSAKQTSHQDFSKLQAQQLQDERKSGGNEPVFGKANRFAVPVFDPVQRPHPLDKKNYKDKQVLVAPLQKKLQRIMEKTLEFKKNQPKNDLYWGRLNKKLLRFFVDDQPRLFYKKQQPSKEMDAVFSLLVDCSASMKDKMEETKLGIVLFHEALKSLKVPHEVTGFWEDTSEATDTRQPNHFQTVISFNTSLLAASGPEIMQLTAEEDNRDGFAIRLMTNILKKRAEKQKFLLIFSDGEPAAYDYDRNGIMDTHEAVLQARKLGIEVINIFLSDGELEESQRNTVQNIYGKYSIFTSNIQELPSILFPLLKKLLYKSLG from the coding sequence ATGAAACGTTTTATCCAATTCAATGATGAAACGGTCGATTCGTTTTTATTTATGCAGCTGTCCGATTTGGCTAAAACCTTAACAAGGGATCCGGAAATAGAGGTCGAATATGGTCCGCATTCTTATATGAATAAACGGGAACATGTTATTTATGTCAGTCATTTTTGGAATCATAGGCCGCAAGAAGACTTGTGGAACGGTTACAAGTCAGATGTCTTTTTGCGTGCGGCCGGAAATGGTTTTGTTGATGATCAGGCGCTTGAAGAATATGCCGGCAAGGCGGAGCAGTCAGCTATTCCGTCATTTGCCAAACAGCTGTTTGTGCTCGCTGAGGATTTGCGGATTGAAGAAAAAGTCAAACAGCTGCGTCCCGGCACGAAGAAGGCGTTTCATGTGCGAAGAAAAGTGCTGCGCCATCATTTTCAAACCCAGCTGGAGGTTAATCTGGTCAAAAGCCTTTCAGCGGATGCTCTATTTTCCTTCTTGTACTTACTATTAAACGCGGAAGCCCCGATCGATCCGCCGGCTATTAAGGAAAAATTGGATGAAAATATGCCATTTATCGTCAGCAAAGCGTTCGATTTTTACGAGGCTGATTCAACAAAAGCGACCGCAGCCATCTGTGAACGCATAGTTGAGAGACTGAATTATGTGCTCGGATGCGATATGTTAAATGAGTATTTCCATCTTCCTGACCGCAGCAATTGGCAAGAAGAGCTTACGTACCATGATCTGAAAAGAAAGGACCCGCTCCTAAATGACGATCAGCTGGAGGCAGATCCATCCGAAACAGCAGAAATATTCAATGAAGAGTTTCGCACCTGGCATCGTGAAACGAGCGAGCCAGGAACAAGCTTTATGCAATTTGATCTCGAGAGGGGGACTAAGACGAATTTGATGGGAGACGGAGCCAGAGAAGGAGAGGCGGGTGACCAGGCACTGGCGATGGCACAAGGATCAGCAAAGCAAACAAGTCATCAAGACTTTTCCAAGCTTCAAGCGCAGCAGCTGCAAGATGAAAGAAAAAGCGGCGGAAATGAACCGGTATTCGGCAAGGCAAACCGCTTTGCTGTTCCAGTATTTGATCCGGTTCAACGGCCACACCCTCTTGATAAGAAGAATTATAAAGACAAGCAGGTTCTTGTGGCTCCGCTGCAAAAAAAATTACAAAGAATAATGGAAAAGACGCTGGAGTTTAAAAAAAACCAGCCGAAAAACGATCTTTATTGGGGGCGTTTAAACAAGAAGCTGTTGCGTTTTTTTGTTGATGATCAGCCTCGGCTTTTTTATAAAAAGCAGCAGCCTTCAAAGGAAATGGATGCAGTATTCAGTTTGCTGGTCGACTGTTCAGCTTCAATGAAGGATAAAATGGAAGAGACGAAGCTCGGAATCGTGTTATTTCATGAAGCGTTAAAATCGCTCAAGGTTCCTCATGAAGTCACCGGCTTCTGGGAAGACACGAGTGAAGCGACGGATACAAGGCAGCCCAACCATTTTCAAACAGTTATTAGCTTTAATACTTCTTTGCTCGCGGCAAGCGGCCCTGAGATCATGCAATTAACGGCCGAAGAGGATAATCGAGATGGCTTTGCCATCCGCCTCATGACAAATATTTTGAAGAAAAGAGCAGAAAAGCAAAAGTTTTTACTCATTTTTTCAGATGGTGAGCCAGCCGCCTATGACTATGACCGCAATGGCATCATGGATACGCATGAAGCTGTGCTTCAAGCACGCAAGCTGGGCATTGAGGTGATCAATATCTTTCTGTCTGACGGAGAATTGGAGGAGAGCCAGCGGAATACCGTTCAAAATATATACGGTAAATATAGTATTTTCACCTCTAATATTCAGGAGCTGCCCAGCATTTTATTTCCGCTCTTGAAAAAGCTATTATACAAAAGCTTAGGATAG
- a CDS encoding ATP-binding protein, giving the protein MKKGRIDVLLNELPDEVQKQMNDRKQLFTNDHAEWLVGEGGYEPEDRSILQDAIIALLQGKHILLKGPTGSGKTKLAETLSAIFSQPMHSINCSVDLDVEAMLGYKTIVEKKGKNSIDFVPGPVVKAMKNGHLLYIDEINMAKPETLPVLNGVLDYRRRITNPLTSEVIEAKPSFGVIAAINEGYIGTVPLNEALKNRFIVIEVHYVSGSTLRKILEKESMLQDPKMIQRFTDLSQDLIVQVKNGQVSDEAASVRALIDACDLAVHLPPLRAIKRAIVDKLEDEREQAAVLNIAETIFGEAVT; this is encoded by the coding sequence ATGAAGAAAGGAAGGATAGATGTGCTGCTGAACGAACTGCCTGATGAAGTGCAAAAGCAAATGAATGACCGAAAACAATTGTTTACCAATGACCACGCTGAATGGCTGGTTGGGGAAGGCGGATACGAGCCGGAAGATCGTTCCATTCTGCAGGATGCTATTATTGCATTGCTGCAAGGCAAGCATATCCTGCTAAAGGGACCTACCGGTTCCGGCAAAACGAAGCTGGCCGAAACCTTATCAGCCATTTTTTCGCAGCCAATGCATAGCATCAACTGCTCAGTTGATTTAGATGTGGAAGCTATGCTTGGATATAAAACGATCGTTGAAAAAAAAGGAAAAAACAGTATTGACTTTGTTCCCGGTCCTGTGGTTAAAGCAATGAAGAACGGACATTTGCTGTATATAGATGAGATTAATATGGCCAAACCTGAAACATTGCCTGTCTTGAACGGAGTGCTTGATTATCGCCGAAGGATAACAAATCCATTGACAAGTGAAGTGATCGAGGCAAAGCCTTCTTTTGGGGTGATCGCTGCAATCAACGAAGGCTACATCGGAACGGTTCCGTTAAATGAAGCGTTAAAAAACCGGTTTATCGTCATCGAAGTTCATTACGTGAGCGGTTCCACCCTGCGCAAGATTCTGGAGAAAGAATCGATGCTTCAAGATCCGAAGATGATTCAGCGCTTTACCGACTTGTCACAAGATTTAATTGTGCAGGTAAAGAATGGACAGGTGTCTGACGAAGCGGCTTCCGTCCGCGCGCTGATCGATGCCTGCGATCTCGCCGTGCATTTGCCGCCGTTAAGAGCTATTAAGCGGGCTATTGTTGATAAACTTGAAGATGAACGCGAGCAAGCCGCCGTTTTAAATATAGCTGAAACCATTTTTGGTGAGGCGGTCACATGA
- a CDS encoding Rok-like winged helix domain-containing protein, with amino-acid sequence MFDERMALKIRLEQLADSELNIIREFNKEREKIFQRLKELDLAESDQKHEQKEMIALTTVGSHPPVKKRRGRRSENLEELRDEAITILKAQNTPIRGVELQRKIEENTGKKIANMTTFMVALEREHPRVRKLGRGLYIYDYEN; translated from the coding sequence TTGTTTGATGAGAGAATGGCTTTAAAAATCAGATTGGAACAGCTGGCTGATTCAGAGCTGAATATTATTCGCGAGTTTAATAAGGAGCGCGAGAAAATATTTCAGCGTCTGAAGGAATTAGATTTGGCGGAATCAGATCAAAAGCATGAACAGAAAGAGATGATTGCTTTGACGACGGTGGGAAGCCATCCGCCGGTGAAAAAGCGAAGAGGACGGCGCAGTGAGAACCTGGAGGAGCTACGCGATGAGGCGATCACGATTTTAAAAGCGCAAAACACTCCGATTCGCGGCGTTGAATTGCAGCGGAAAATTGAGGAGAATACGGGTAAGAAAATTGCGAACATGACGACTTTTATGGTCGCGCTTGAACGTGAGCATCCCCGCGTCCGCAAGCTAGGGAGAGGCTTGTACATATATGATTACGAAAACTGA